From Rhododendron vialii isolate Sample 1 chromosome 7a, ASM3025357v1:
TATAGAGTGTTGTGTTGTAAttataaaaagggaaaatgacggccaagaacatgttttataattaatacccgccaagaacatgctaagaatatttgttaatactgaaaatgtccttggcgggtattaattatcaaaacacgtcctgggccgtcattttctcttatAAAAATGACTTAATCCAATGAAAAACAGAAGGCAAAACACATCCATTTTGCGAAAAATTAAATCAAAGACCCAATACAATTCCATTTTTTGAACAATTttatgtggtttttttttttcacagtgTGTAAAAGACAATTTCTCCTTTATTTGACTTATAAACAGGTAGTAGGAATGAGCATGCGAAACGAGCTTCGCGGACCGCATCAAAACGAGAACGATTGGTACAAATACATCCAAATGGGCGCGACAACAATCCACGCAGCAAACCCGGACGTGCTCGTGATTGTCTCAGGGTTATCCTACGACACCAATCTCGGCTTCCTAAAGAAAAAGCCCTTGTCGTTGGGCTCGAACTTGGAATCCAAGTTAGTCTACGAGGCCCATTGGTACTCATTCGGCGACCCAACGGATCAGTGGATGCTCCAAACCAACGGGTTCTGCGCAAAGAGAACCCGCTCGTTCATGAGCGGGGccgggttcctaactactggcCCGAACCCGGCTCCCTTGTTCTTGAGCGAGTTTGGTGTGGACCAGAGAGGGGTGAGCGAGAGAGACAACAGGTACTTGAGCTGCTTGTTGGGCTTTTTGGCCGAGAGAGATTTGGATTGGGCTTTGTGGACTCTGCAAGGGAGTTACAAGCTTAGGGAAGGGAAAGTTGGGATGGAAGAGACCTTTGGGCTTGTGGACGCTAATTGGGATCATCTTAGGAATTCAACACTGCAAGATAAGTTGAAACTTGTTCAACAGATGACACAAGGTATGTATGGTGCCTTTCAAAATAGTCTTTGTTGCAACTGAATACGTACGTATGGACACCCAAGCTGGCCCGGACACTTTTGAGttatcactacaacaaaattcgGTCTTGGATATGCATCGATCATTAGATTAGTCGCATTTAGATGTACGCTTACCTATCCAACAGTTGTGAGGCCACATGGTATGAGGGTTGGGTATATATTTTTATAGCATTAATGCAGTACACTCACGACATAAAAAAAGGAAGTTCTTAAAGGATTGATACTAAAGTTCGACGCTTTTTTTGTGCAGATCCGAGTTCAAAATGGCCGACGAACTACGTAATGTTCCATCCCCAAAGCGGCCGGTGTGCCAGGCTGGGAAGGCAGGGCCTCTGCTTAAGCAATTGCCTGCAAACGAGCAAATGGAGCTACGGCGGGAATGGAACTCCAATCCGTTTAACGGGTACCTCTCGGTGCCTGACGATTGACGGCGATGGGCTCCCTCCAATTCTCTCCGATGATTGCTCGAGCCAGCGGAGTCGGTGGGAATCGGTTTCTGAATCCAAGTTTCACATGGCAGCGCAAGATGGAAGCGGGAGTAACTTGTGTTTGGATTGGAGCTCTTCTAACTCCTCTGCTGTTCTTCTTACAAAGAAGTGCCTTTGCTTGGATAATGATCTTAAGGATGTCCCCAGTTGCgctcaaaacccacaaaatcAGTGGTTTAAGCTTGTTCCAACAAATAAATAGTGAAAGTATAAGCAAAAGTTTTTAAGACTCAATCAGTGCAAATGATCAGGTCTTTTTACAGTTCTATATAATTATACCGTATTAACATAGCAGAAAATATTTCTGATGTTGGCTACTTCTTGTTAATTATTGCAAAACATGATAACCATTTGTTGCCGCCCAAGAAAAGCCCGAGAATAGGACtgataaacgaaccaagctactcGAGTTGGAGCTCGTGTTCGCACATTTAAGACTGGTTTGTAACGTAAACAAACCAACCTTGAACTTTTTTCCGAGGCTCGTTacgttttcaaaccaagcttaaaCAACATACTACTCTCAGCTCGTTCGACTTAGGAAGGTGTAAAGAGTTCAAGCTAGCAAGTCGAGATCGACTCGTGTTCGCCTCTATTAAAGTTCATTCAGGATTGACTCGTATCATATAACAACCTaagcttaaaaaatatttttgaagctcGCTAATTCATCTGATCTTTGTAATGTTTCCAATGTTTCAAAGGCTGAtaaaaatcttcttcttttttttttgctgttcaaaacaaaaaaaaaaacacctcgcTAAGTTTTTGAACTTGAACAACTAACTGCTCGGTTCATTCTTCTCGTTTAACTATCATCAATTTTAAGAGTTAAGTTTCCACCAACTTTAGGTCGGCAACGAACGCAAGAAAACAAGTATTAAATCGTGGAAGGTGAATCAATCATCAATTTTGATGATGGGGTCGAGCCAGCCACCCACATGCATAAGAATtactacttcaaaaaaaatggattcttAAATAGATATATACGATCGGAGAATAATACTAAAAGCTCGTGCTGCGATAACTAACGGTAGAAATGCACGATCTCATTGTCGGGGCTGCGGAGTCGACTAGTACTGTTGGATTAAAATACTACTCCatttgatattttaaaaaatggttgCCAATattttgagtaaaaaaataTCAAGCATAATTGTTTTCTTATACTAATTCTCAAACCACAAAGCAACCTACTCACCAAACTGGCCCGTAACCATTCGATGTATGTGGATTCCATGATGCATGTGGCTTCACCCACATCAGATACAGTTGTGCTATGCGAACAACTAAAGTGATTCGCTCTACGAACTCTAAAAAaacacttaacgatatttgattggACTGATTTCTTGAAAGAAGCTCTTAAAGaattattttaacaaaaatgaaCTGTTCGGATTATAGTTATGGGACTTGAGGTGGACCCCAAAAAAAGCATTGCACGGCAAGATGTGTACAAGTAGTATGTGAGAGTGTCGAAACATATGCGTACAAAACAATTCCCATATGAGAAGACAAAATACAAGCTGGGCTTGATATAATCTTTTTCAGAAAGTTTAAAAACACAATGTAAGAACATAACTTTAGAATGTTAAAAACCGTTCAATACATATGGGTCTACGTGCATCCAAAGCCTCTAAACACAGTTGTATGGAGTACTATAAAATTGTACATGTCTTAAAATTCTATTCCTACCATTGTTGCGCCCTTCTCTCATTATCCTTTCctttcaaatctctctctctctctctctctctctctctctctctctctctctctctctctctctctctctctctctctctctctctctctctctctctctccaaatcacCAGCTTGCAGTATTGTGGCCCTTCCCACAATGGATACTTTTCGCTTCCTCAAATACTGGAAAACTCACGGTGTCTTCCCGGTTAACGCCTGTTCTACTCCACGCATGACCATTACTTCAACGATTCCCACCGCCGTGAGTCATCATCACCCATCATCAACCGACATATCACCGGAGGAAGACCACAAAACAAAGCACGAAACCATTGTCTCTACGGGAGACGATGACAGCGACGgtgagaaggagagagatgagtTCTTCAAATTCACAGAACCGATTGACCTTTACTTCAAAGCCAACGAGGAATCGCGATCATCTGCGGTGAAATCGGCCATGAAGCTTAGAACACTGATGTGGAAGCTGAAGAAATCGAAGGGAGATGAAGCAGAAAAGATAGAGTTTGATGATTCTGTCTTAACCACAGCGAATCAAACGCAGAGAAAGTTAATGACGGCGGAATTGAGAGTGAAAGAAGTAACCAAGTATGAGAAGCTAACTCAGACACCTGACTCACGTAGGCTGGTCCGGACACCTAGTtatcaaaacaaagaagaagtaaCCGAGTTCGAGAAGCTAGCCTGGACACCTAGTGTGCTTAGATTGATCCGAACACTTAGTTATCGAAACGAAGAAGCAACCAAGCTCGAGAAGCTAGCTTGGACACCTAGTGCGCTTAGACTGGCCCGAGCGCCTAGTTAtcgaaatgaagaagaagtaaCCAAGTTCGAGAAGCTAGCATGGACACCTAGTTTACTTAGACTGGTCCGAACACCTGGttatcaaaagaaagaagaagtaacCAAGTCCGAGAAGCAGCACATCTCAAAGGAATCGGGTCCAAACCAAACCCGATTTTCTTCGGATTTGGTGCAGAAATATATAGAAAAGGTTAAACCTATGTACATTGGAGCATCGAAGCGCTACAACGAGAAAAAAGTGAGGCTTGCAGCACAGCTGAGGATAAAATCGCCAAGAGAAACGAGGTCCGGACAATCTCCGCCTGCCATGTTGTATACTAGAAAGTCAACGGCGGAGAAAAGACGGTCCAGGCAACATGAGATGACGGAAGCGCCGCCCCGGCCGGTGGTTTTGAAGAATTGGAAACAGGGGAATTTACCGGCGAGGCTGCGGGTGGGACGTAAGCATGTGGGGAAGGGACGATCAGCGAGTTCTGGGTTTACTCAGGAAAAAATGCGAGACGACTCGGTGTTGGACAAAGAGGATGGGATTCAGAGCGCCATTCTGCATTGCAAGAGATCGCTCAATGGGTCCAGAGGTATATCATCCGTTCtttgacttcttcttttttgaacttttggTGACGAAGAAACCACCCCACTGTAACGCCACCAATTGGACCCACCCATGAAGCTTAAACCTCCAGACGAATGATGCATATCAGTGCCCCACCCGCCACGTCCATCCTAGTTACCAACTTCTGcgatgagtggagaggtcccagatgttattaagtgattacccattccactctcaagcaatgcggaattctattttcttaacaaaaCCCTGCCATTTTTCAGGGAATGGGCTCACCCTTACCGCTGGAGCAACTCCAAGGGCGGTGCTTTTGACTTCTTGTTTTAcaccataaataaaaaaaaatttagacgcCGGAAATCCAAATTTAAAATCCgagtttcaaatttgatttaGTTTGAATTGTTTTGGGTTCGGTTAGATTAGGAGTCATTGAACTCATCGGGAAATTGCTCGGAAGAACCCAAAGAGACCGGCACTGGTGATGGGCCTGAGGTTGAAAATCAGATTGTGAAATCATCTTTTCAATGGTtccttttggtttgatttaGAGGGGTGAAGAGGATGAGTTCACAACTGTACGTAATAAGCCTTTTCTCTGTAAATTATTCAGAAGAAATTTCACTACTTTGTCAAGTTTATCTGCAGAAATGAAAGGAGATTCAAATCTTTATGTACATGAACTGGAATCATTTATGTATTCTTCTACCATCTCGCTACATATGGATAGGCCGTAGGAGATAAGTTTTCGTTTTGATCTTCATTATTCTCCATTGGCATTGGTTGATGCCTCTGATATGGACTTCTGCCATCTTGAGGCAGCTCAACGTCAGGCAACCTAGCATTATTTATGTCGGCTTTGGGTCAGTCAGTCTCAGCAGTAACATGTCGGGAGCTTTGTGCTCGTGATTAGGACTTGAACATTAGTTTGCTTCGTTGTGCTTTACGTAATTTTTCAGATTAGTGAGTTTTCCTTATCTCTGTCTTGGATGGAGTTTTGTAGATACCGTATGACTTTTATTGAATGAAGTTATGcatcggataaaaaaaaaatccccattATTCTCCAATCATTCATCGAATTGATTGTTTGGAAATATTAAACTAATCAATTATCAGTGTAGCCCCATTACTTATTGGCTTATTGCCTGTACAGGGGACGGGGGGATGGGGATAtagaaactcttttttttttgggacgtGGATATAGATTGATAAAGATATTTTCGTCTACTTTTCTCATTTTGATTGTTGCATACTTGTACATTTTCCACTTCAAGTTGTTTGGCAGCCTCGGCGATAATGATAATGATAATGATAACGATAATGATAATGAGTTccgaaaaaaatgcattttcgaTTTCTATTGTTATTAGAGAACAAAAGGCAAAAGTATGGAAATAGTAGCTTTTTGACTTCTCTTTTTTGGTTTAACATAAAAGCAACGCTATCGTTATTGTCTAAATTCGGTATCTTAAACCTCTAATTTTGTTTCGGCTCAAATATTGGCCTGCATCGATTAGTATCGATCAATATCGAATGGTACCggattacttttaaaattttttcttgTACCGGATAATATCAGTCGGCACCAGTCAATACCGGATGGTACCAGACAAAtaccaaacttttttttttttttaataaatttgtatTATACTAGTAGTAAATTCTTTTAAGTGGGAAAATAACATTAATATcgataaatccgaaacggtactcgataggggtgagcatggtccggattggttcggtttcatactaaaccaagaaccaaaccaatacttacggattatgaatttggagaaccgaaccaacccacaaaagacataaaaccaaaccaatccaagcCATTTAAAtacggttcggtttcggttttaaaccacggtttgctTTGAACTAAGTTATtgtcttcaaaaaatatttaaattacttaACATTATGaagataaatttaaaaaatacatatatttaAACAAATTCCAttcaaattattaaaacacactAATATCAACAAACTAATTAAGGGTAGGATACCAAAAATTGCCTCAAGtcttaaactaagaaaataaaatgttgaTAAGTCACTAAAATGAACCAACTAAGAATATCAACTACTAAACATCTTAAGATagtttaaccaaataaaagaccaaaaataatttctaaagctattgaattgaaatgaggtAGCAAAAGGGCAATAGTAGAAACCAACTTGTGATATCACTCTACATCAAGGTTCATATCATTATCTTGgcagtgaaaaaaaattaaatattgcaGTGGATTTAATGGGATCAATAAATTAAGAAAGTAGTTGACTAAAAGCTCCCATATTTATTGGGTGAATCATAATTAGTTTATActtatatgtatgtatgtattatatggttcggatcggtttggaaccataaccgtAAACGTGAATCCgtaaaccaaaccatataacgtggtttctaatttttttaaaccatgaccaaaccatattactaaaaacccaaaccaaatcttccggtttggattggtttggactggattcacggtttgacggatattttgctcacccctagtaCTCGATATCTCACCAGTAACGGTACATACTATACCAATAGGAAAACCGGTACTTTAATTGATACGATATTCAGAACATTGTGCAAAAGACTTATAAAATGTACTATTATACACAGCTCTCCAAACTACTCATGTTGTTAAAATACATTTTGCATATATCTCTTAAATactttataaatttaaaaatacagtctgaccataattcaaaatttttcaaaatgcaaAATGCATAAAAGTAATCTCCCAAATACCCTTTTAGGAAAGACACATAATGCGCATGTGCAACCGTCCGAATCTCGTTCAATAAATTCCAAGTTACTAAAAATTTCTAAGCGAAAATTAAAAGTATGAGTGTAAAGTGAAAATAGAGAACGGGAGCGGATggacaaaaaatttcttatttccAATCACGTATATAGAAACATCAAAGACGATTTTAGACTTTTCAACTAAAAATAAGCTATTCTACAACTTATGCAATCAAATACTCCACTAGTTTTTGTCCACAAGCTTAGAAAAAGCTACGCCGCGCCAAAAATGTTTACAACTTACATTATGTCtttttttaagtaaataaacagaaaatttttaatctataattttttggcacgctctctctctctctctctctctctctctctctctctctctcaacggcCTAATTATTTGGGAGATTGGGAATTCATTGATTCTGATGCTCCACAATTGATTAAGACATTGGAGAATCTCAATTTGTCTCCATGTGCCAGCGCTGCAGATTAGGAACTGCTCCTAACAAATAGAGACGAAATAAATTAATtggctttatttatttattttatgaagTTTGATTATGGAGTAATAATTGTCTTTTTTTGGTTGGGTTAAGCCCCTCCACAACGTCGCAAGATCTTGATCACATGGAAACTATTGTTGCTGAAATAAAATAATTCCAGCCCATTAGTTAGGTGTTAGGTGGTATCTGCACAAccaaatttatttaatttgcGATATGTTTGTGCTACTATTTTTTTATGGGAGTTTTTGGGGATACTATCGAGCAGCTCCCTCTAGAGCAGGTGCAAAGCCGTTTATAAATCGgttaagatccgagccgtcgataatcgagatgaacggtcggattCCTAAAAGTTGATGACAACAGATAAACAACGTATAGTTTTCTTGTTATGCTGCAAATTTATCCTCACCACAACATGATTCTTGATAATGTTGagcaactttattttttattttttcccaacATTGTATACATTGAATTACTTTCTGAGCTTATTCCAGACGGAAGGGGCAAATCCAAACAACGAGGTAGTGGAGTCTATTCAAGCACGGGTGACAAACCAAATGAATGCCCCCCTTACAAGACAGTTTAGCCCGTTGGAAATTCGCCAAGCTTTGTTTGATATTGATCCCAGTAAGGCACCGGGTGCGGATGGTATGACGGCTGGGTTCTACCAAAAATATTGGGAAACGGTTGGGGATGATGTTACTTTGGCAGTTCAATCTTTCTTTCAGTCGGGCCATTTGTTGAAGAGTTTGAATCACACCCAAATTGTTCTTATTCCGAAAGTAAAAACACCCTTGCAGGTATCACAGTTTCGACCAATATCTTTATGTAATGTCTTTTATAAGATTATTGCTAAAGCTCTTGCTAATAGATTGCGGAGTATTCTACCTGCTCTGATTAGTAAGAATCAGAGTGCATTTGTTAAAAATAGGCAAATCACGGACAATATTTTAGTAGCCCATGAGGTTGttcactttttgaaaaatagaagaCGGGGGCGTGATGGGTTCATGGCTTTAAAATTGGATGTGGccaaggcttatgatagg
This genomic window contains:
- the LOC131333283 gene encoding glycosyl hydrolase 5 family protein-like, with amino-acid sequence MRDPIFLSSPPTISQPTMKLLLKNIFQTITILLSLLSLTSVSNSFPLSTSSRWIIDKNSGHRVKLACVNWAGHLHDMVPEGLEKKPLRQIAAFVASNGYNCVRLTWATYMFTRSNYSSLSVTQSLDHWGLVQAREGMAKNNPWIMGLTPFEAQRAVVNELGAHKVMVVLDNHVSLPKWCCGGKDGNGFFGDEYFDPDEWLQGLSMVAKLYKGIDTVVGMSMRNELRGPHQNENDWYKYIQMGATTIHAANPDVLVIVSGLSYDTNLGFLKKKPLSLGSNLESKLVYEAHWYSFGDPTDQWMLQTNGFCAKRTRSFMSGAGFLTTGPNPAPLFLSEFGVDQRGVSERDNRYLSCLLGFLAERDLDWALWTLQGSYKLREGKVGMEETFGLVDANWDHLRNSTLQDKLKLVQQMTQDPSSKWPTNYVMFHPQSGRCARLGRQGLCLSNCLQTSKWSYGGNGTPIRLTGTSRCLTIDGDGLPPILSDDCSSQRSRWESVSESKFHMAAQDGSGSNLCLDWSSSNSSAVLLTKKCLCLDNDLKDVPSCAQNPQNQWFKLVPTNK
- the LOC131333292 gene encoding probable membrane-associated kinase regulator 2 produces the protein MDTFRFLKYWKTHGVFPVNACSTPRMTITSTIPTAVSHHHPSSTDISPEEDHKTKHETIVSTGDDDSDGEKERDEFFKFTEPIDLYFKANEESRSSAVKSAMKLRTLMWKLKKSKGDEAEKIEFDDSVLTTANQTQRKLMTAELRVKEVTKYEKLTQTPDSRRLVRTPSYQNKEEVTEFEKLAWTPSVLRLIRTLSYRNEEATKLEKLAWTPSALRLARAPSYRNEEEVTKFEKLAWTPSLLRLVRTPGYQKKEEVTKSEKQHISKESGPNQTRFSSDLVQKYIEKVKPMYIGASKRYNEKKVRLAAQLRIKSPRETRSGQSPPAMLYTRKSTAEKRRSRQHEMTEAPPRPVVLKNWKQGNLPARLRVGRKHVGKGRSASSGFTQEKMRDDSVLDKEDGIQSAILHCKRSLNGSRGISSVL